A genomic stretch from Diachasmimorpha longicaudata isolate KC_UGA_2023 chromosome 2, iyDiaLong2, whole genome shotgun sequence includes:
- the LOC135172255 gene encoding solute carrier organic anion transporter family member 2B1-like, producing MTLGPREFMRSEAMDGLTGPAHPIPNELLDCGCGQLRCPKLVKYATRKFFVALLCWIGFIQAVANAYFGLTSATIARRFQFEPNTLEWLSLGTDGLLSSIIAVPVAYWGDRIHRAAWTGGLVLIQSAGFLLFIILHFTHPSTRVIEETTNVTHLSLYAEDNPELCTPAGLARISIIEDTMCYMTLTIIVLALIVNSIGNAAFFALGISYLDDNTRRRNVALPIAIILGVRIFGLLFGHLLAWGCLRVDAENLMETVESYREQLGAWWLGWVVLAILLAIPGVPMSWLPRRLPSQVIEQAAASIVSERIGRRSPLSESSLSDESRKVGDAGYLSSLYRLWTNKILICNIFASVFCVIAVVNFTHNEDIILESDFYIPRPSGVFLGFGDPLTSRIIALLLRPVIIAAVIIISGTVVIKFRPRVKWLAGYNVIAVIIAATIILSLAFLSCDKAAIAGVNQKRSVSLLRYCNKDCRCSSDANFHPICDSKSSLIFYTPCHAGCTGVDDSEDIRKYTNCNCIREITGLTDITATQGACDSTTCQIGWIVFEVSTIIAYSLISSTAVSTLLIGLRSTYIQDKALAIGLWMSLTAFFTYIPGKLLYWLVAQKTCIHRGATSSLCLLHDSQTLGAYLAYLTSFLLLIAVVFGVLTFFFSQKLKIYRESEIDRYGSYPRPEQRTPLMIEPHPAPQTRPDEPEETRGNSTEETTTATTSDRPVTNDNDQRNEPTSTAEDGQTVKTPRKVNGPLMYGPLGPGNPRITMKDLSEVKLKPISDTDDTEDEDSFVDRRAPISLTSIQYKRLELHSDAETSDSSPEGRRKIMSLRASALQLSGKPDGERTPQSAGNTLAGFSKTNDIEFTRWEKDRKKERPYTGDFNEVGIPIVNYMLTSVSSKSIASALNPPTFLEDPVVSKIGDNNFKLQDISREVSRGLSPTEHASSGFGSCASDLHKTVNESSVATPVLETSETENSSTKSSISTGRRRTKPSYTTAL from the exons ATGACCCTCGGTCCTAGAGAGTTCATGAGGTCCGAGGCGATGGACGGTTTGACAGGTCCTGCTCATCCAATTCCGAATGAGTTATTAGATTGCGGCTGTGGCCAGTTACGGTGTCCCAAATTGGTGAAGTATGCAACGAGGAAATTCTTCGTTGCACTTTTGTGCTGGATTGGGTTCATTCAAGCTGTTGCTAATGCTTATTTTGGACTGACCAGCGCTACCATTGCCAGAAGGTTTCAATTTGAGCCGAATACTTTGG AATGGTTATCACTAGGAACTGACGGTCTCCTTTCATCCATCATCGCGGTGCCAGTGGCCTACTGGGGTGATAGAATCCACCGCGCAGCCTGGACAGGCGGTCTCGTATTAATCCAAAGTGCTGGTTTCCTTCTCTTCATTATCCTTCATTTTACCCACCCCTCTACCCGAGTAATCGAGGAGACTACTAATGTCACACATCTCTCCCTATACGCTG AAGACAATCCGGAGTTGTGCACACCAGCGGGATTAGCAAGGATCTCCATTATTGAAGATACCATGTGTTATATGACATTGACTATCATTGTCCTGGCGTTAATTGTCAATTCCATAGGAAATGCAGCATTTTTTGCACTGGGAATTTCTTATTTGGATGATAACACGAGAAGACGAAACGTTGCACTTCCCATTGCCATAATTTTGGGTGTTAGAATTTTTGGATTGTTGTTTGGACATTTGTTGGCTTGGGGATGTCTTCG GGTAGATGCTGAGAATTTGATGGAAACCGTCGAAAGCTACCGAGAACAACTTGGAGCCTGGTGGCTTGGATGGGTCGTTTTAGCCATTTTGCTGGCTATTCCCGGAGTTCCTATGTCCTGGTTACCTCGCCGACTTCCATCTCAG GTAATCGAGCAAGCTGCAGCATCAATTGTATCAGAACGTATCGGCAGAAGGAGCCCTCTGTCGGAGTCGTCCTTATCAGACGAATCCCGAAAAGTTGGCGATGCTGGTTACCTTTCCTCCCTCTATCGTCTGTGGACGAACAAAATTCTgatttgcaatattttcgCAAGTGTTTTCTGTGTCATTGCTGTTGTTAACTTTACACATAACGAGGACATTATTCTGGAGTCAGATTTCTACATTCCGCGACCTTCGGGAGTGTTCTTGGGATTCGGTGATCCCCTCACTTCCCGAATAATTGCAC tGCTTCTGAGACCGGTCATCATTGCCGCAGTCATCATCATTTCTGGAACCGTCGTCATCAAATTTCGACCTCGAGTCAAGTGGTTGGCTGGTTACAACGTAATTGCTGTGATAATTGCTGCGACAATCATCCTGTCTTTGGCATTTTTATCCTGTGATAAAGCTGCGATTGCCGGAGTCAATCAAAAGAGATC GGTCAGTCTCTTGAGATACTGTAATAAGGACTGTCGCTGTTCTTCCGATGCAAATTTTCATCCAATATGTGACAGCAAAAGTTCTCTCATATTCTACACTCCCTGTCATGCTGGATGCACTGGTGTGGATGATTCTGAAGACATTCGCAAATATACAAATTGCAATTGCATCAGAGAAATCACCGGGTTGACTGATATAACGGCCACCCAAGGTGCTTGTGATTCAACGACATGTCAAATTGGATGGATTGTGTTTGAG GTGAGCACCATCATCGCCTATTCTCTCATCTCATCCACTGCAGTCTCGACCCTCCTAATCGGTCTGCGCTCGACCTACATTCAAGACAAAGCCTTAGCTATCGGTTTGTGGATGTCCTTGACTGCTTTCTTCACTTACATACCAGGAAAACTCCTCTACTGGCTGGTTGCCCAAAAAACCTGCATTCATCGTGGAGCAACTTCATCCCTCTGTTTACTCCACGATTCGCAGACTCTTGGAGCCTACCTCGCTTACCTGACCAGTTTTCTCCTCCTCATTGCCGTTGTCTTTGGAGTATTAACATTCTTCTTCAGTCAGAAATTGAAGATCTATCGGGAATCCGAAATAGATCGATACGGTTCTTACCCGAGACCGGAACAAAGAACTCCTTTGATGATAGAACCACATCCTGCTCCCCAAACACGTCCAGATGAACCTGAAGAGACGCGTGGGAATTCAACTGAGGAGACGACCACTGCCACCACCAGCGATCGACCAGTTACGAATGATAACGATCAGAGGAACGAGCCAACTTCGACTGCAGAAGATGGCCAAACGGTCAAAACTCCACGAAAAGTGAATGGTCCTCTTATGTACGGCCCTCTTGGCCCTGGAAATCCCAGAATTACGATGAAGGATTTGAGTGAAGTGAAATTAAAACCCATAAGTGACACCGATGATACAGAAGATGAGGATTCGTTCGTAGACAGACGAGCTCCAATATCTTTGACGTCGATACAGTACAAACGTTTGGAGTTACACTCTGATGCTGAAACGAGTGATTCTAGTCCTGAAggacgaagaaaaattatgtctctTCGAGCGTCAGCGCTTCAACTTTCTGGAAAACCTGATGGTGAGAGGACTCCGCAATCAGCAGGAAATACACTCGCTGGATTTTCGAAGACTAATGACATAGAATTTACAAGGTGGGAGAAAGATAGGAAAAAAGAAAGACCTTATACTGGTGATTTCAATGAGGTCGGAATCCCCATTGTCAACTACATGTTGACTTCGGTTAGTTCGAAGAGCATTGCATCAGCTCTGAATCCGCCCACGTTCTTGGAGGATCCTGTCGTGTCAAAAATTggagataataattttaagtTACAAGATATATCCAGAGAAGTGAGTAGAGGATTATCACCTACAGAGCACGCTTCCTCGGGCTTTGGATCATGTGCTTCGGATTTGCATAAAACGGTCAATGAATCATCAGTTGCAACACCAGTTTTGGAAACCTCTGAGACTGAAAATTCTAGTACCAAATCTAGTATTTCAACGGGCAGAAGACGAACAAAACCTTCATATACTACGGCCCTCtaa